A genomic stretch from Setaria italica strain Yugu1 chromosome VII, Setaria_italica_v2.0, whole genome shotgun sequence includes:
- the LOC101766316 gene encoding pentatricopeptide repeat-containing protein At4g39952, mitochondrial gives MPPPQTATPLAILSRFLSSPSPPPLPELLRVHALAVTSGLSPRPDVAAKLVSAYSSAGRPGLAALAFSATLRPDAFLWNSLIRAHHCASDFAAALAAHRRMLASGARPSRFTTPLAASAAAELGALGVGASVHAYCVRCGLLVGDGGSVAVASSLVYVYARCGVVGDAVKVFEEMPERDVVAWTAVVSGCVRNGECAEGLRYLVEMIRLAGDGGARPNSRTMESGLEACGVLGELNSGRCLHGYVVKIGVGDSPLVASALFSMYSKCNSTEDAYILFSELPEKDVVSWTSLIGAYCRRGLITEAIELFQEMEESGVQPDEVLVSCLLAGLGNIGNVRGGKAFHAVITKRNFEDSVLTGNALISMYGKFELVDVAGRVFRSLHQQDVESWNLMIVGYCKAGWDVQCLELYRELQFRDKDEFLCDANSLVSAISSCSRLAELRLGRSAHCYSIKHLLDDNLSVANVLIGMYGRCGKFNNARKIFDLAKLKGDVVTWNALISSYAHLGHSNAAVSLYDQMLTEGLKPNSATLITVISACANLVALERGEQVHSYVKEMGWESDVSISTALVDMYAKCGQLGIARRIFDSMLQRDVVAWNVMISGYGMHGEAKQALELFGEMERGSVKPNGVTFLAILSACCHSGFVEEGRKLFTRMGKYSLEPNLKHYACMVDLLGKSGHLQEAEDMVLAMPVEPDGGVWGTLLSACKVHDNFEMGLRIAQKAFASDPENDGYYILMSNSYGSAKKWDEIEKLREMMKNHGVEKGVGWSAVDNCG, from the coding sequence ATGCCGCCTCCACAAACCGCGACCCCTCTCGCCATCCTCTCCCGCTTCCTCTCGTcgccctcgcccccgccgctgcccgagCTCCTCCGCGTCCACGCGCTCGCCGTCACCTCGGGCCTCTCCCCCCGCCCCGACGTCGCCGCCAAGCTCGTCTCCGCCTACTCCTCCGCGGGGCGCCCCGggctcgccgcgctcgcctTTTCGGCCACCCTCCGCCCCGACGCGTTCCTCTGGAACTCTCTCATCCGCGCCCACCACTGCGCCTCCGACTtcgcggccgcgctcgccgcgcaCCGCCGCATGCTCGCCTCGGGCGCGCGGCCCTCCCGCTTCACCacgccgctcgccgcctccgccgccgccgagctgggCGCGCTCGGCGTCGGCGCCTCCGTGCACGCGTACTGCGTCAGGTgcggcctcctcgtcggcgatggcggctccgtcgccgtcgcgtcGTCGCTGGTGTACGTGTACGCCAGGTgcggcgtcgtcggcgacgcGGTGAAGGTGTTCGAGGAAATGCCCGAGAGGGACGTCGTCGCGTGGACCGCGGTGGTATCCGGGTGCGTGCGGAACGGGGAGTGCGCAGAGGGGTTGCGCTATCTGGTGGAGATGATCAGGCTtgcgggcgacggcggggcgaGGCCAAACTCACGGACGATGGAAAGTGGCTTGGAGGCGTGCGGGGTGCTAGGTGAGCTGAATTCTGGTAGATGCTTGCACGGGTATGTAGTTAAGATCGGGGTTGGTGATTCCCCGTTGGTGGCTTCTGCACTTTTCTCTATGTACTCGAAGTGTAACAGCACTGAGGATGCGTACATTTTGTTCTCGGAGTTACCAGAGAAAGACGTAGTTTCCTGGACAAGCTTGATTGGAGCTTACTGTCGGAGAGGGCTTATTACGGAGGCCATAGAGTTGTTCCAGGAGATGGAGGAGTCGGGTGTGCAGCCAGATGAAGTTCTTGTTAGTTGTCTGCTTGCAGGGTTGGGTAACATTGGAAATGTGCGTGGAGGGAAGGCATTTCATGCGGTTATAACAAAgagaaactttgaagatagCGTTTTGACTGGAAATGCTTTGATCTCAATGTATGGAAAATTTGAATTGGTGGATGTTGCAGGCCGAGTTTTTAGATCATTGCATCAACAAGACGTGGAATCTTGGAACTTGATGATTGTAGGATACTGCAAAGCTGGATGGGATGTTCAATGCTTAGAGCTGTACCGTGAGCTGCAGTTCAGAGATAAGGATGAATTCCTGTGTGACGCCAACAGCTTGGTTTCTGCAATCTCTTCTTGCTCACGGCTAGCGGAACTAAGACTAGGTCGATCAGCACACTGTTATTCAATTAAGCATTTGCTTGATGATAATTTATCAGTGGCAAATGTTTTAATTGGCATGTATGGAAGGTGTGGAAAATTTAATAATGCACGCAAAATATTTGACCTGGCCAAACTGAAGGGGGATGTTGTCACGTGGAATGCACTGATTTCCAGCTATGCTCATCTGGGGCATTCAAATGCTGCAGTGTCACTGTATGATCAAATGCTCACTGAAGGTTTGAAACCCAACTCAGCGACCTTGATCACTGTCATTTCAGCTTGTGCAAACTTGGTTGCATTGGAACGTGGAGAACAGGTACATTCTTATGTGAAAGAAATGGGATGGGAGTCTGATGTATCAATCAGTACAGCACTTGTTGACATGTATGCTAAATGTGGGCAACTTGGAATTGCAAGAAGGATTTTTGATTCTATGCTTCAGCGTGATGTTGTTGCTTGGAATGTGATGATATCAGGGTATGGGATGCATGGGGAAGCAAAACAAGCATTAGAATTATTTGGTGAGATGGAGAGAGGAAGTGTTAAGCCTAATGGTGTCACCTTTCTTGCCATTCTATCTGCTTGTTGCCATTCAGGGTTTGTTGAGGAGGGCAGGAAGCTGTTCACTAGAATGGGAAAGTACTCACTTGAGCCTAACCTGAAGCATTATGCCTGTATGGTGGATCTCTTAGGGAAATCTGGGCATCTCCAAGAAGCAGAAGATATGGTTTTGGCCATGCCAGTGGAACCTGATGGTGGGGTATGGGGAACTTTGCTTAGTGCCTGCAAAGTGCATGACAACTTTGAGATGGGGTTAAGGATTGCACAAAAGGCATTTGCTTCTGACCCAGAAAATGATGGATATTACATTTTGATGTCTAATTCTTATGGCAGCGCTAAAAAATGGGATGAGATAGAGAAACTAAGAGAGATGATGAAGAATCATGGAGTGGAAAAAGGTGTAGGATGGAGTGCAGTTGATAATTGTGGGTGA
- the LOC101753329 gene encoding betaine aldehyde dehydrogenase 1 — MAAPPLVPRRGLFVGGGWREPSLGRRLPVVNPATEATIGDIPAATAEDVEIAVAAARDAFSRDGGRHWSRSPGAVRAKFLRAIAAKIKDRKSDLALLETLDSGKPLDETVADMDDVAACFEYYADLAEALDGKQHSPIPLPMENFKSYILKEPIGVVGLITPWNYPLLMATWKVAPSLAAGCTAVLKPSELASLTCLELGAICIEVGLPPGVLNIITGLGSEAGAPLSSHPHVDKVAFTGSTETGKKIMTAAAQMVKPVSLELGGKSPLIVFDDVDIDKAVEWAMFGIFANAGQVCSATSRLLLHEKIAKQFLDRLVAWAKNIKISDPLEVGCRLGSVVSEGQYEKIKKFISTARSEGATILYGGARPQHLRKGFFIEPTIITDVSTSMQIWREEVFGPVICIKEFRTESEAVELANDTHYGLAGAVISNDEERCERISKALHSGIVWINCSQPTLVQAPWGGNKRSGFGRELGEWGLENYLTVKQVTKYCSDEPWGWYQPPSKL, encoded by the exons atggccgcgccgccgctggtcccGCGCCGCGGCCTCTTCGTCGGCGGGGGATGGAGGGAGCCGTCCCTCGGGCGCCGCCTCCCCGTCGTCAACCCGGCCACCGAGGCCACCATCG GCGACATCCCGGCGGCCACGGCAGAGGACGTGGAGATCGCggtcgcggcggcgagggatgCGTTCTCGCGCGACGGCGGGAGGCACTGGTCGCGCTCCCCCGGGGCCGTGCGGGCCAAGTTCCTCAGGGCGATCGCCGCCAAG ATTAAAGATAGGAAATCTGATCTGGCTTTGCTTGAGACACTTGATTCCGGGAAGCCTCTGGATGAAACAGTTGCAGATATG GATGATGTTGCTGCATGCTTTGAGTACTATGCTGATCTGGCAGAAGCTTTAGACGGGAAACAACATTCACCAATCCCTCTACCTATGGAAAATTTCAAGTCCTATATACTCAAAGAACCCATTGGGGTTGTTGGACTGATCACTCCTTG GAACTATCCTCTGTTGATGGCTACTTGGAAGGTTGCACCTTCCTTGGCTGCTGGGTGTACAGCTGTGTTAAAGCCATCAGAGTTGGCTTCTCT GACTTGCTTAGAGCTTGGTGCAATATGCATAGAAGTAGGCCTACCTCCAGGTGTGTTGAACATAATTACTGGTCTGGGCTCTGAAGCTGGTGCTCCATTATCTTCACATCCCCATGTCGATAAG GTTGCTTTTACTGGAAGTACAGAGACTGGTAAGAAGATAATGACTGCTGCTGCCCAAATGGTTAAG CCTGTTTCGTTAGAACTTGGAGGCAAAAGTCCACTTATTGTCTTCGATGACGTTGACATTGACAAAg CTGTTGAATGGGCCATGTTTGGGATCTTTGCGAATGCTGGTCAAGTCTGCAGTGCTACTTCTCGTCTACTTCTGCAC GAGAAAATAGCAAAGCAGTTCTTGGATAGATTGGTCGCATGGGCAAAGAATATCAAAATCTCCGACCCACTGGAGGTAGGCTGCAGGCTGGGGTCTGTTGTCAGTGAAGGGCAG TATGAAAAGATAAAGAAGTTCATCTCAACTGCAAGAAGCGAAGGTGCCACAATTTTGTATGGCGGTGCCCGACCACAG CACCTCAGAAAAGGGTTCTTTATCGAACCTACAATTATAACAGATGTTAGTACATCAATGCAAATTTGGCGAGAGGAAGTCTTCGGACCAGTCATCTGCATCAAAGAGTTCAGGACAGAGAGTGAAGCTGTGGAACTCGCAAATGATACTCA CTATGGTTTAGCTGGTGCAGTGATCTCTAATGATGAAGAGAGGTGTGAGCGCATTTCAAAG GCTCTTCATTCTGGTATTGTTTGGATAAATTGCTCGCAACCAACCTTAGTCCAAGCTCCATGGGGAGGGAACAAGCGGAGCGGTTTTGGTCGTGAGCTCGGAGAATG GGGCCTTGAGAACTACCTGACCGTGAAGCAAGTCACCAAGTACTGCTCGGATGAGCCATGGGGATGGTACCAGCCTCCATCGAAGCTGTAA
- the LOC101754142 gene encoding plant UBX domain-containing protein 4, producing MSSASNGGKKPASGGGRGGPTIRTLADINRGPAGFPGAGGSGSDSDEPQEYYTGGEKSGMLVQDPTRRNDSDAIFEQARQTGAVQAPPPFLDSQSSSSRSFTGTGRLLSGETTPSAAPAPQEPVHILHVIHLWNNGFSVDDGPLRAYDDPENADFIESLKMSRCPQELEPADRTTPVHVNVMKRLEDYREPIRPRSAFQGVGRTLGGGPSTDETSAPAPAAPTSAPPAASRSTSFVVDDSQPFTSIQLRLADGTRMVARFNMHHTVGDIRSFIDASRPGAARTYQLQTGFPPKQLADPTQTVEQAGLANSVIMQKM from the exons ATGAGCTCCGCCTCCAACGGCGGGAAGAAgccagcgagcggcggcggccgcgggggcccCACCATCCGCACGCTCGCCGACATCAACCGCGGGCCCGCCGGCTTCCCCGGCGCCGGGGGCAGCGGCAGCGACTCCGACGAGCCCCAGGAGTACTACACCGGCGGCGAGAAGAG TGGGATGCTTGTTCAAGATCCAACAAGAAGGAATGATTCTGACGCAATCTTTGAACAAGCTAGGCAGACGGGTGCTGTCCAAGCGCCACCCCCTTTTCTTGATAGCCAATCTTCCAGCTCGAGGAGCTTTACAGGGACTGGCCGACTGCTTTCAGGGGAGACAACACCATCTGCTGCGCCTGCGCCTCAGGAACCAGTTCACATACTCCACGTTATACACTTGTGGAACAATGGTTTCAGTGTAGATGATGGTCCACTGAGAGCCTATGATGATCCTGAAAATGCAGACTTCATTGAG AGCCTTAAGATGTCCCGGTGCCCCCAGGAGCTGGAGCCTGCTGATAGAACCACACCAGTTCATGTGAATGTTATGAAAAGACTCGAAGATTACCGG GAACCTATAAGGCCCCGATCAGCTTTCCAGGGTGTTGGAAGAACCCTTGGCGGTGGACCTTCCACAGATGAGACTTCAgcacctgctcctgctgctcccacTTCAGCACCCCCTGCTGCTTCGAGGTCCACCAGCTTTGTCGTAGACGACTCCCAGCCATTTACATCCATACAGCTGAGGCTGGCTGATGGCACTCGTATGGTCGCCAGGTTCAACATGCACCACACCGTGGGGGACATCAGGTCCTTCATCGACGCATCCCGGCCCGGAGCTGCAAGGACGTATCAGCTGCAGACTGGCTTCCCACCCAAGCAGCTGGCTGACCCAACGCAGACTGTCGAGCAAGCTGGCCTGGCGAACTCCGTTATCATGCAGAAGATGTAA
- the LOC101754533 gene encoding uncharacterized protein LOC101754533 yields the protein MLRPLSFFRRRVLTAALKLLAPPISRSLSTAAAPAARKPSTAVAVLWDLAASRPPTTLPLYDAAHAKRLARIDSSRGDRRVRLAAALSLKLSKYEKAARELTAGADAAAATPADEIGRAGVRVALTRTPAASLRERAQQVLDEGSVGCLMLVSGKDELASLLRVARERGVRSVVVGGESGLARWADVGFSWAEVITGKARTAAPSVSGKWRDRDVLKGLEWRYEEDDEEEVVFEDSDGDGAEELARKSKGKPWWKLDSDGEDSSNGS from the exons ATGCTCCGGCCGCTGTCGTTCTTCCGGCGCCGCGTCCTCACCGCTGCCCTCAAACTTCTCGCCCCGCCCATCTCCCGCTCCCTCTCGACCGCCGCGGCACCGGCAGCCCGCAAGCCGAGCACCGCCGTGGCCGTCCTCTGGGACCTGGCCGCGTCGCGTCCCCCCACCACGCTGCCCCTCTacgacgccgcc CACGCCAAGCGCCTCGCCCGCATCGACTCCTCTCGCGGCGACCGCCGCgtgcgcctcgccgccgcgctctccctCAAGCTCTCCAAGTACGAGAAGGCCGCCCGCGAGCTCACCGCgggcgcggacgccgccgccgccacccccgccgaCGAGATCGGGCGCGCCGGCGTCCGCGTCGCACTCACACGCACCCCCGCCGCGTCCCTCCGGGAACGCGCGCAGCAGGTGCTCGACGAAGGGTCCGTGGGGTGCTTGATGCTGGTCTCTGGCAAAGACGAGCTCGCCTCCCTGCTTCGGGTGGCGAGGGAGAGGGGCGTGCGATCGGTGGTGGTTGGCGGGGAGTCCGGGCTGGCGAGGTGGGCGGACGTGGGGTTCAGCTGGGCGGAGGTGATCACAGGGAAGGCCAGGACGGCTGCGCCGTCAGTGTCTGGGAAGTGGCGGGACAGGGATGTGCTCAAGGGGCTAGAGTGGAGGTACGAGGAGGACGATGAGGAAGAGGTGGTGTTCGAGGACAGcgacggcgatggtgccgaggagTTGGCACGCAAGTCGAAGGGGAAGCCGTGGTGGAAGTTGGACTCTGACGGCGAGGATTCCAGCAACGGTAGCTGA
- the LOC101754939 gene encoding probable long-chain-alcohol O-fatty-acyltransferase 4 encodes MASELAALAVVSAAVAGALSYARLATSRLPPGIPRLAALLPVLLFLPILPFAFSSIHLRTVSAFFLVWLCAFKLLLLAAGHGPLHPALPLVRFVACAALPIKVRDDRQQRQQPPSRSLPSGFLLSYTAKAALFAALVSARCYRSRMPACAVPAFDGAHVYLMLELFLASAAALARALLGAELEPQFDRPYLASSLRDFWGRRWNLMVPGVLRPCVYRPVRARLGPAAGVLAAFLVSGAMHEVMFYYITLEVGTGEVTAFFALHGACAVAERWCAARLGPRRRLPRPVATALTLAFVVGTGSCLFFAPVIRSGLDKAIVAECEGMLAFLERAARNLAAAAQLT; translated from the coding sequence ATGGCGTCCGAGCTAGCGGCCCTCGCCGTGGTCTCGGCCGCCGTGGCCGGGGCCCTGTCCTACGCGCGGCTCGCCACCTCGCGCCTGCCCCCCGGAATCCCCCGCCTCGCGGCGCTCCTCCCggtgctcctcttcctccccatcctccccTTCGCCTTCTCCTCCATCCACCTCCGCACCGTCTCCGCCTTCTTCCTCGTCTGGCTCTGCGCCttcaagctcctcctcctcgccgccggccacgggcCGCTCCACCCCGCCCTCCCGCTCGTCCGCTTCGTCGCGTGCGCCGCGCTGCCCATCAAGGTCCGCGACGACAGGCAGCAGCGCCAGCAGCCGCCGTCCCGCTCCCTCCCTTCAGGATTCCTGCTGTCCTACACGGCCAAGGCGGCGCTCTTCGCGGCGCTCGTCTCCGCCCGGTGCTACAGATCCCGGATGCCCGCGTGCGCCGTGCCCGCGTTCGACGGCGCGCACGTGTACCTGATGCTGGAGCTCTTCctcgcctccgcggcggcgctcgcccgcgcgctgcTGGGCGCGGAGCTGGAGCCGCAGTTCGACCGACCCTacctcgcctcctccctccgcgaCTTCTGGGGCCGCCGGTGGAACCTCATGGTCCCCGGCGTGCTCCGGCCCTGCGTGTACCGCCCCGTGCGCGCccgcctcggccccgccgcgggCGTGCTCGCGGCGTTCCTCGTGTCCGGGGCCATGCACGAGGTCATGTTCTACTACATCACGCTGGAGGTCGGGACCGGGGAGGTGACCGCGTTCTTCGCGCTGCACGGCGCGTGCGCGGTCGCCGAGCGGTGGTGCGCGGCGCGGctggggccgcggcggcggctgccgcgcCCCGTGGCGACGGCGCTCACGCTGGCGTTCGTGGTGGGGACCGGGTCGTGTCTCTTCTTCGCGCCCGTGATCCGGAGCGGGCTGGACAAGGCCATCGTCGCCGAGTGCGAGGGGATGCTGGCGTTCTTGGAGCGGGCTGCCCGGAATCTGGCCGCGGCGGCACAGTTGACTTGA